The segment GGATGTTGCCGGGCTTCACGTCGCGGTGGACGATCCCGGCCGCGTGGACGGCGGCGAGCGCGCGGGCGACGGCACCGCCGAGGATCCGTACGCTCCGCTCGGGCAGCGGCCCGTGGGCGAGAACGGCCTCGCCGAGGGACGGGCCCGGCACGAAGGCGGTGGCCATCCACGGCTCGGGGGCGTCGGGATCGGCGCCGGTCACGGGGACCGCCCAGGGGCTGACGACCCGGCGGGCGGCCTCGACCTCGCGGCGGAAGCGGGCCCGGAAGTCGGCCTGGTCGGCCTGGTCGGCGTGGGTGACCTTGACGGCGGCGAGCTCGCCGCTGTCGGTACGGCCGAGGTAGACGACGCCCATGCCGCCGGCGCCGAGGCGGCCCAGGAGTCGGTAGCCGGCGATCGACGAAGGGTCGGAGGGCAGGAGCGCCTGGAGGGCGCCGGGCTGGGGGCCGGGCTGGGCCATCGGGCTCACGAGTGGGCTCCCCACTGCTTCTTGACGCGGTCCTGCATGATGACGTTGGCCCGGACCTGGGCGTCGGTGATCTTCGCCTCGGTGTAGCCGGGGGCTCCCTTGATGACGGTGGCGAAGCTGACCTGCCCGATGCGGGTCTGGAACCAGTTGTAGAACTGCGGTTTCTTGAAGGCGTCGTTGAGGTACGAGCCGCGCTCGACGATGAGGTCGTCCGTGGTGGACTGGTCGTCGTAAAGGGGGCTGACCGACGTGAGGCCGCTGATGCGTTCGCCCTCGCGCGGCCGCTGGTCGGGGCAGCGCAGCGCCTCCTCCAGGGTCTCGGCCATCTCCCAGTCGGCGTCGGACTCGGTGCGGTGGATGGTGACGGTGGCGGCGACGCGCAGGACTCCCTTGCCGCCCGCGGCCGGGATCTCGCTGTAGGAGGTGACGCTGTAGAGGACGGAGCCCGGCAGGCTGCCCGCGTCCCAGGTGCAGTTCGCGTCTAGGACCGGCCAGGAGCCGGGGGCGCTGAGGAACGGGCTGCGCTTGACGTACTCGGGCCCCCAGGCGTCCGGCCCGGCCACGACGGCGAGTGCCAGCCGCTTCGCGTCGGCCGCGGTGCGGGGGGCCTTCTTCGGGTCCAGGGTGGCGCCCGGTCCGCTCGGTGTCGGGGACGGGGTCCCGGACGCGCTGGTGCTCGGTGTTCTTCGGGGCGGTCTCCCGTCGCCCCCGCCGTCTCCCGGCGAACAGGCCGCCAGGAGTGCCATGCCCGCCGCCACCGCGGCACCGGTGCGCAGCGCTCTTCCGTACGTGTCCCTCACGATTCCCCCACGGTCGCTCACACGATCCCCCGGTCGGCGAAGGAGATCGTACGGCTCCGCGGATCAACTGGGCGGGGCTACAACGTCATTGGGACGCTTCTCGCACGGTGTCGTAACGCACACGCGCCCGCTCCACCTCGTCGAGGCTGCTCGCGGTCCACCGGGCGAGCTCCCAGACCTGGCGGGCGGCCTCCTCGCCGAGTCCGGTGAGGCTGTAGTCGACGCGGGGCGGGATGACGGGCTTGGCGTCGCGGTGGACGAAGCCGTCGCGCTCCAGGGTCTGGAGGGTCTGCGTGAGCATCTTCTCGCTGACGCCGCCGACCGCGCGGCGCAGCTCACTGAAGCGGTACGAGCGCTCCCGCAGGGCGATCAGGATGAGGACGCCCCAGCGGCTGGTGACGTGCTCCAGGACGCGGCGCTCCGGACACTTGGCGTCCGCCACGACGGCCTGCGGCAGGTCGCGCGGCACCTTCTCACTTACTCCCATACCAGTACCTTACTTCAAAGTGGGTACTTACGAAAGGTTAGCGCCCGCCGTACGGTGAGTGCATCGCCCGGCGCACCCCGCGCCTCCCACCGGAAGAAGGAAGCACCATGAGCATCGTCGTCACCGGAGCCACCGGACAGCTCGGCCGTCTCGTCGTCGACGCCCTCCTCACCGGCGGGTCCGCCGTCCCCGCCGAGTCCGTCGCCGTCGTCGTCCGCGACAAGGAGAAGGCGGCCGACCTCGCGGAGCGCGGCGTGGAGCTGCGGATCGCGGACTACAGCAAGCCGGAGACCCTGGCCGAGGCCTTCGAGGCCGGCGACCGGGTGCTGCTCATCTCGGGCAACGAGGTCGGGCAGCGCGTCGCCCAGCACACCGCCGTGATCGACGCGGCCAAGGCCGCGGGCGTCGCCCAGCTCGCGTACACCGGCGTCCTCGGCGGGGACGGGGCCGACTTCGACCTGGCCGCCGAGCACAAGGTGACCGAGCGGCTGATCCTCGACTCGGGACTGCCGTACACCTTCCTCCGTAACGGCTGGTACACCGAGAACTACACCGCGAACCTCGCCCCGGTCCTCGCCCACGGCACCGTCGTCGCGAACGCCGGCGAGGGCCGGATCGCCTCCGCCGCCCGCGCCGACTACGCCGCCGCCGCGGCCGCCGTCCTGACCGGCCCCGCCGAGGAGCACCTGAACAAGGCGTACGAGCTGAGCGGCGACACCGCCTGGTCCCTCGCCGAGTACGCCGCCGAGGTCGCCGCCCGGTCCGGCCAGGAGATCACGTACAGCAACGTGCCCGCCGAGGCGCACCTCGCGATCCTCACCGGCGCCGGGGTGCCCGAGGTCTTCGCCGAGATCCTGGTCGACGTCGACCGGGCCGTCGAGCACGGCGCGCTCGCCCTGCAGACCGGCGACCTGGCCCGCCTGATCGGCCGCCCGACCACCCCGATCGCCGTGACGATCCAGGAAGCGCTCGACGCCTCCTGACGAACACCCCTCCACCCCGCCCCTCCGTCCCGCCCCTCCCCATGGTCATGACCGTATTGCGGTACGGGCATGACAACCCGCCCGGTGCGGCGCTACCTTCGACAGGACAGCGCGGCACAGGGCGGGAGGTCCGGTGAAGACGGATAACGAGGAACGAGCAGGATTGCTCTACGGGATCGGCGCCTACGGCATGTGGGGTCTGGTCCCGCTCTTCTGGCCGCTCCTCAAGCCCGCCGGGTCGATCGAGATCCTCGCCCACCGGATGGTGTGGTCCCTGGTCTTCGTCGGCATCGCCCTGCTCGCGGTGCGCCGCTGGGGCTGGGTGCGCGAACTCGTCCGCAGCCCCCGCAAGCTCGGCCTGATCACCGTCGCCGCCGCCGTCATCACGGTGAACTGGGGCCTCTACATCTGGTCCGTCAACACGGGCCACGTCGTCGAGGCCTCCCTCGGCTACTTCATCAACCCGCTCGTCACCATCGCCCTCGGCGTCCTCGTCCTCCAGGAACGACTGCGCCCGGCGCAGTGGGCCGCGGTCGGTGTCGGCTTCGCCGCCGTCCTCGTCCTGGCCATCGGATACGGGCAGCCGCCCTGGATCTCCCTGGCCCTCGCCTTCTCCTTCGCCGTCTACGGCCTGGTGAAGAAGAAGGTCAACATCGGCGGCCTGGAGTCGCTCGCCGCGGAGACCGCCGTCCAGTTCCTGCCGGCCCTCGGCTACCTCGTCTGGCTCGGCAGCCAGGGCACCCTCGCCTTCGGCTCCCACGGAGCGGGTCACACGACCCTGCTCGCCGCCACCGGCATCGTCACGGCGGTCCCGCTCGTCTGCTTCGGCGCGGCCGCGATCCGCGTACCGCTGTCGACGCTCGGCCTCCTCCAGTACCTGGCGCCGACCTTCCAGTTCCTGCTCGGGATCCTCTACTTCCACGAGGAGATGCCGCCGGAGCGCTGGGCGGGCTTCTCCCTCGTCTGGCTGGCCCTGACGATCCTCACCTGGGACGCCCTGCGCACGGCCCGCCGGAGCAGGGCGGCGATGGAGGCGGCGAAGTCGACGGCGGAGGCGGCGGCCGGCGCCGATACCGCCACCGCTGCCGTCACGCCCACGGCCACTGCTGCCGAGGCCTCGCTGACGGGACCCGCGCAGAAGCCGGAGCCGGCACCGGCCCGGCAAGCGCTCTGACGGCGGGCGGTCACGCCTCCAGGAGGTCGTGCTCCCGGATCAGCCAGCAGACCGCCGTCAGACGCAGGGTCGCGAAGTCGTGGCCCGCGGGCTCGGTCCAGTCGACCCCGGTCAGCCAGTCGGTGAACCCGAGGACGTAGTCGGCGAGCTCGTCGCGCCGGACGGTACGGCCCCCAGGCCCCCGCTGGGCCGGGATCAGGGCGTCGCGCACGGCGGCGGCGTGCTGGTCGACGGCAGCCGCAAGCCCCGGCTCGGACGTCATCTCCGAGAGCCGGGGCATGTACGTGGCGGCGACGTCGATCAGCGGGCAGCCGGGCGAATCGTTCATCCCTCCACATTAGGTGCGTAACGCGTCATTCAGGCCGTGAGCTTGGTCGCAGGCCCGACCCATGCGGCTGGTTACCGACCCGGGGGTAGGTTCCGTCTTGTAACCACGGGCATCCTGCGGGAGCATGGGTTGTCATGGAAGAAGGCACTTCGAAGTCACCCAGCCACTGCGAAGGAACCTACGGAAGCGACGGGCATCTCGACCCCTTCCAGTGGGACACCCGGGAGGACTGCGAGGTACGGCAGATCCTCGACCGGGTCGCCGACAAGTGGTCCCTCCTCGTCATCGCCCTCCTCGACCGCCGGGTCCTGCGCTTCACGGAACTCAAGCGCGAGATCGACGGCGTCAGCCAGCGCATGCTGACCGTGACCCTGCGCCAGCTGGAGCGCGACGGCCTCGTGAAGCGCACCGTCCACCCGGTGATCCCGCCCCGCGTCGACTACGAACTGACCCCCCTGGGTCGTACGTTGCACACCACCATCCGCTCCCTCGTGACCTGGACCGAGCAGCACCAGAACGAGATCGCGGCGGCACGGGAGGAGTACGACGCGAAGGAGGCGGCGACGGTGTCCTGAGGCGGTTCCAGGGACGGGGAGACCGTTCCGGCGACGGTGTCCTGAGGCAGGTTCGAGGGAGGCCGTTCCGGCGACGCGGAGACGGTTCCGGCGGCCCAGTGACCGTTCCGGCGGCGCGGAGACGACGGAGACCGCGCGGATAACCGGTGGCCCTCCCCGTGGACTACGCCCACCCTGGGATCCATGGAAGAACCGAAGTCGGCCAATGACGAGCCGAAGTACCGGATCCGCGCGCTCCACACCGACCGCACGGTCACCGTCTACCAGGCCTACCCGCCCGAGATAGGTCTGCCGACGGCCCGGGAGGGGCGTTTTCCGGCCGTGTGGAAGCGGGACCGGATGACGTGGATCAAGCCGTCGTTCCTGTGGATGATGTACCGCTCGGGCTGGGGGACGAAGGACGGCCAGGAGACCGTCCTCGCCGTGGAGATCGACCGCGAGGGCTTCGAATGGGCCCTGCGGAACGCCTGCCTCTCCCACTACGAACGCGGGTTCCATCCCGATCAGGCCGCCTGGAAGCACCAGCTGCGGGAGGCGCCGGCGCGGGTGCAGTGGGACCCCGAGCGGGACCTGCGGCTGCGGGCGCTCCCGTACCGCTCGCTCCAGCTCGGACTCTCGGGCGAGGCCTCGCGCCGGTACGCGGACGAGTGGACGGTGTCCGTCACCGACGTGACCCCGCTCGCACACCGGGTCCGCGACCTCGTCCGGGCGGGCGACCTCAACGCCGCCCGCCCGCTGCTGCCCCGCGAGGAGCCGTATCCGGAGGTGGCGGGCCTGCTCGACCGCCTGCGCGTTCAGGACGGTGCGGTGACCACCGAGAAGTTGAAGTCGCCGGTGCCGAGCACCCCGTAGAGCCGCAGCCACAGCTGGACGAGCTGCTCCGTCGCGCGGGCGCTCGTCAGGTCGCCGAGGTCGATGATCCGGTCGGCGGCCCAGCCGAAGGAGCCGAGCAGCTCCGCGACGACGGCCTTGGCGTCCTCGTCGTCGCCGCTGAGGAACACGTTGTGGTGTCCCGGGACGCGGCCGGGCTCGACCATGACGGTGTTGGTCATGGTGTTGAGCGTCTTGACGAGCCGCGCCTCCGGGAACGCCTTCTGCAACTGCTCGGCGACGCTGCCGCCGTCCGGCGTGACGACCTTGGGCGGGAAGCCCTCGGAGAAGTCGAGCGCGTTGGAGACGTCGAGGACGACCTTGCCGCGCAGCCTGTCCGCGCCCACGGACTCCAGGACGGCGAGGGAGACGAGACCGCCGGTCGCGTTCACGACGAGTTCGGCGGAGGCGGCGGCGTCCGCGAAGGTGCCGTGACCGCCGCCGTGCTCATCGGCCCACTTCACGGCCTCGACGTTGTCGGCGGTACGGGAACCCATCGCGACCTGGTGCCCGAGGGAGGCGAGCTTGGTGGCGAGCCGGCGGCCGACATCGCCGGTGCCGAGTACGGCGATCTTCATGACGTGCGCTCCTTCGGAAGGGAGACGGCGGCCCTGACGCAGACCGACTCGCCCCTCGGAAGGGGACGGCGGCCCGGGAGGCCGACCCTACGCCGAACCGCACGCGGCCGCCGTTTCATCGCGTCCCGCCGCCGTCCCGTCGTCCCTGAGGGGAAGCTGTCCCGTCGTCCCTCCCTGACGGGATGCCGTCAGGTGCCGGACACGTCCCGGGGCGCGCGCCGCATCGCCCACAGGGTCGGGCCGCCGCCCGGCAGGCTCGCCTCACCGAGCACGACGAAGCCGAAGTGCTCGTACACGGGGAGGTTGTCCGGCTTGGAGGACTCCAGGTAGACGGGCATGCCCGCCGCGTCGGCCTGGGCGAGGCCCGAGCGCAGCAGCGCGGACCCGTGCCCCTGGCCCCGGGCGGCCGGGTCGGCGCCGATCACCGCGAGGTACCAGTGAGGCTCCGGCGGCGTGTGCGCGGCCGCGGCCTCGACGGCCTCGCGGAACAGACCGGCCCGGTCTCCGAGGATCTCCTGGAGC is part of the Streptomyces sp. NBC_00250 genome and harbors:
- a CDS encoding winged helix-turn-helix transcriptional regulator — encoded protein: MGVSEKVPRDLPQAVVADAKCPERRVLEHVTSRWGVLILIALRERSYRFSELRRAVGGVSEKMLTQTLQTLERDGFVHRDAKPVIPPRVDYSLTGLGEEAARQVWELARWTASSLDEVERARVRYDTVREASQ
- a CDS encoding SDR family oxidoreductase; this encodes MSIVVTGATGQLGRLVVDALLTGGSAVPAESVAVVVRDKEKAADLAERGVELRIADYSKPETLAEAFEAGDRVLLISGNEVGQRVAQHTAVIDAAKAAGVAQLAYTGVLGGDGADFDLAAEHKVTERLILDSGLPYTFLRNGWYTENYTANLAPVLAHGTVVANAGEGRIASAARADYAAAAAAVLTGPAEEHLNKAYELSGDTAWSLAEYAAEVAARSGQEITYSNVPAEAHLAILTGAGVPEVFAEILVDVDRAVEHGALALQTGDLARLIGRPTTPIAVTIQEALDAS
- the rarD gene encoding EamA family transporter RarD: MKTDNEERAGLLYGIGAYGMWGLVPLFWPLLKPAGSIEILAHRMVWSLVFVGIALLAVRRWGWVRELVRSPRKLGLITVAAAVITVNWGLYIWSVNTGHVVEASLGYFINPLVTIALGVLVLQERLRPAQWAAVGVGFAAVLVLAIGYGQPPWISLALAFSFAVYGLVKKKVNIGGLESLAAETAVQFLPALGYLVWLGSQGTLAFGSHGAGHTTLLAATGIVTAVPLVCFGAAAIRVPLSTLGLLQYLAPTFQFLLGILYFHEEMPPERWAGFSLVWLALTILTWDALRTARRSRAAMEAAKSTAEAAAGADTATAAVTPTATAAEASLTGPAQKPEPAPARQAL
- a CDS encoding DUF6401 family natural product biosynthesis protein — protein: MNDSPGCPLIDVAATYMPRLSEMTSEPGLAAAVDQHAAAVRDALIPAQRGPGGRTVRRDELADYVLGFTDWLTGVDWTEPAGHDFATLRLTAVCWLIREHDLLEA
- a CDS encoding winged helix-turn-helix transcriptional regulator, which gives rise to MEEGTSKSPSHCEGTYGSDGHLDPFQWDTREDCEVRQILDRVADKWSLLVIALLDRRVLRFTELKREIDGVSQRMLTVTLRQLERDGLVKRTVHPVIPPRVDYELTPLGRTLHTTIRSLVTWTEQHQNEIAAAREEYDAKEAATVS
- a CDS encoding DUF4291 domain-containing protein, with the protein product MEEPKSANDEPKYRIRALHTDRTVTVYQAYPPEIGLPTAREGRFPAVWKRDRMTWIKPSFLWMMYRSGWGTKDGQETVLAVEIDREGFEWALRNACLSHYERGFHPDQAAWKHQLREAPARVQWDPERDLRLRALPYRSLQLGLSGEASRRYADEWTVSVTDVTPLAHRVRDLVRAGDLNAARPLLPREEPYPEVAGLLDRLRVQDGAVTTEKLKSPVPSTP
- a CDS encoding NADPH-dependent F420 reductase, producing the protein MKIAVLGTGDVGRRLATKLASLGHQVAMGSRTADNVEAVKWADEHGGGHGTFADAAASAELVVNATGGLVSLAVLESVGADRLRGKVVLDVSNALDFSEGFPPKVVTPDGGSVAEQLQKAFPEARLVKTLNTMTNTVMVEPGRVPGHHNVFLSGDDEDAKAVVAELLGSFGWAADRIIDLGDLTSARATEQLVQLWLRLYGVLGTGDFNFSVVTAPS
- a CDS encoding GNAT family N-acetyltransferase: MTRMPTSNTPKTAILDDAPMVSRTLARAFGDDPMMRWFFPDDASREAGLGRYFTTLFTRQYGLHGVCERTDAAAAFWVAPEGQDKAVPDAETVQELQEILGDRAGLFREAVEAAAAHTPPEPHWYLAVIGADPAARGQGHGSALLRSGLAQADAAGMPVYLESSKPDNLPVYEHFGFVVLGEASLPGGGPTLWAMRRAPRDVSGT